Genomic segment of Globicephala melas chromosome 7, mGloMel1.2, whole genome shotgun sequence:
GGCCACTGCTGCCTCCTCTAGGCCATGTGCCCAGCACCGCAGGCAGGGCAGCCCCCCAGAACGGCGGTGGTCTCGGGGTTGGCTTTTGTTTtgtacctggcacagagcttaGCTTAGAGGCTGGGCCCAGGTGAGGGTGTCGGGTGGCATGTGCAGCACGTGCACTGTCTGCTCCAGGACGGGGCCCCGGAAGCAGCCCCCGCACCAGGTGGAGGTGGAGGCCATGGAGCAGAACGTCTCCCGCATGTGCCACAAGATCTGCTTGCCCAACAACACGAGCGAGGTGAGGCCCTGCGCCCCCCGGGGACCCGCAGCTGGAGCAAGGTCCCTCCCCACGGGGGTCACCCGAGGAGAGCCGGGAGACACCGCCCGACACGGCTGTTTCCAATATAGAGTGGATGGTCTCCCCTTCAGCGCTCTCCTAGCCCTGCCCCGTCTCCCCCGAAACTACCGCTTCGCCCCACCCCAGTCCCCATGAGCATGAACTGAGTGCTGGGCGCCCTCAGGTGCTCCGGGCCACACAGGGGAGGGATGGGCCCCGGGGAGGCTGGAGTGCAGTCGGGAGTCTGGACGTCCCAAAGGTGTGGGGGGCATTCCAGGCTGGGAACAAGGGAGAAGAGGCCACAGGGCTGGGGGCCCCTCAGGCTTCCGACCCAGCCCCGGGACATGGTGAGCAAGGGCCGCCATGGGGTGCCTGCGGACAGACCCCAGTCGGCCTCTGGGGACGGCGGAGGGGACAGGTGGGAGGCGGGAGACCCTCGGCCAAGGGGCAGCAGTGGAGCGAGGGCGCCCTCACAGCCCTCCCCAAGCGGACTGTGGCCTTGACGAAGTTCCCGCAGTCTGGCTGCAGGCTCTCAGAGCAAGTTCAAAAGGCTGGGACTCTTGGGACCCCAAGACAGCGCGCCCTGTGACCCAACAGCGCATACATCCGGCCAGGTTTCCAGAGGGGGAGTCTTGCCCTTCTCAGGACAGGGCAGGCGcgaccccagccccaggcagcagGCTGTTGAGGGTCACCCCGGCCCGAGCCGCGTCCTGAGACGTTCCCCTGCCCCCTCTCTGCCCAGATGGTGCAGGTGGGCACCAACACCCGGGTGCGGGAGGTGTGCGACAGCATCGCCGCCCGGCTACAGCTTGCCTCCTGGGAGGGCTGCAGCCTCTTCATCAAGATCGCGGACAAGGTGCGCGGCCCAGCAGGCCAGGGGCCTGGGGGGAAGGAGGGCGGGCGGGCGGAGGTCTCCCACGTGCGCTGGGCCAGGCCCCCCGCGGCACACAGGGTGAAGGGACGTAGGCAGGAGGGGTCGGAGCCCCAGTGCGGCACCTAGCCTCCCAGGCCAGAGATGGGTCCCTGGAGGCCGCACACCTGCATGCCTCCCTGTGCCCTCCTCTCCACCCGGCCCAGGTCATCAGCCAGAAGGAGGGAGACTTCTTCTTTGACTCCTTGAGGCAGGTGGCCGACTGGGTGAAGAAGAACAAGCCCCAGAAGGAAGGTGAGGGGAGGGCTCTGTGGGGCAGGCTGGggccaggaaggaggggaggggccgggaggtaggggtggggcggggaaggAGGGGAGCGGCGGGGCCGGCaaagaggggaggggcggggaaggaGGTGTGGGGCAGGCAAGGAGGGGAAGggcggggaaggaggggaggggccggCAAGGAGGGGTGGGGACGGGAAGGAGGAGTGGGAcggggaaagaagggaggggcggggaaggaggggaggggcggggccgggaaggaggggaggggcggggaaggaggggaggggcggggaaggaggggaggggccgggaaggagggatggggccgggaaggaggggagggaccgggaaggaggggtggggccgggaaggaggggaggggccgggaAGGAGGAGTGGGgcggggaaggaagggaggggcagggaagtaGGGGTGGGGccgggaaggaggggtggggccgggaaggaggggaggggccgggaaggggaggggccgggaggcCGGGAAGGAGAGGTGGGGCGGGGAAGGGGCGTTGCAGGGATGTGAAGCGGGGCAGGGCTTGTCTGACTCCTGGGCCAGGGTCAGGCGGCTCCCCGGGCCACTCCTGCATGGCtatgcccattcatttattcatttattctcattCCCCTTCATGTTCCCTGGGTCATGGGTAGGCCAGGCCTGGGGCCAGGCGGTCAGGCCCTGCCCCTGGAGCTCTCCCAACTCCGGCAGGGGCCGGGCATGCGGCAGGCCTAGAACACATGGCGGGACTGCGGGGTGATGGAGGGTGCATGGGGGCAGAGAGGGCGGAACGGGGCCTGACCCCACGGGGAGATCCGCGAATGCTGCTGGAAGAGGGGGCTTCCACACTCATCTTGAGGGATGAGGAAgagctggggcccagggaggaagAGGCATGGAGGCTGTCCAGCTGGGGAGGCCGCAGTAACAAACAGCGGCGATGCGAGGGGCCAAGGGGCAGGGTGCGGGGGTGGCGGGCAGCGCCCCGGGCCTGGCTTGGTGCTCACTGCCGCCTCTATCCAGGGGCTGCTGTGACGCTCTCCTACCAGGTGTACTTCATGCGGAAACTGTGGCTCAGCGTGGCCCCAGGGAGAGATGTGAAGGCAGACACCATACTCCATTACCATCAGGTACCCGGGCCGCCCCTCCTGGTGGGCGCCCCTCCTGGGGCCACCCTCGCTCCAGCCCACACCTGCCCTGAGAGTGGAGCTCAGCCGCCTCGCCCCTGGGCACCCAGCTCCCACCCAGGGCCTCACTGTGGGCTCGCCGCGCCCCTGAGGGTTCTGGAGCCAGGAGCAGAAGGACAGTGGCGTCTGGAGACAGCGGCCGCACCATCACCTGCAGcatgcctgcctgcctgccgggGCGGGGAGGTGCGCAGAGGGTCCTGCAGCCCGTGGAGCACTGGCCCTTGCCCTGAAGGGGTAGAGCAGGCCTCGGCCTCCACGGCAAGACGGCAGGGAGCCCTGCCTCCATTCAGTGGCCTTCCCTCTGCTGGACACCTTAGCCTGATGACCTTAGCTTTTTGCAGCCTCGGTTTCCTGGATGGGGGCGGGCTACCACATGAGCATGAAGCCGGGCGTGGCTGCAGCCTGAAGTCCAGTTTGTCCTTCACCCAGGAGCTGCCCAAGTACCTGCGTGGGTTCCACAAGTGCTCACAGGAGGATGCCGTCCACCTGGCAGGCCTCATCTACAAGGCCCAGTTTGGCAATGACCGGTCCCAGTTAGCTAGCATGCCCAAGGTCCTGAGGGAACTCGTGCCTGAGAACCTCACACGTCTGATGTCCTCAGAGGAATGGAAGAAGGTCtttggcaggggctggggaggggcccctCGGCTGCTGTCCCCACAGGGACCCCGCCCAGGTGCCACCGTGGGGGGTGGCCTGGGTCCGCTGTAGCACCTTCCCCGCGCTGTCCACGGCCTCAGGCAGTAGCTACCGCTCTGGGCCAGGACCTCGGGGCCTTGTGTGGCAGCCCGGTCGGGCAGTGGCCTCCACTCAGGCCCTCACTAGCCCTTGCTTCCCCCAGCGCATCCTCCTGGCCTGTGACAAGCACAGGGACATGACAGTGGAGGAGACCAAGGTGGCCTTCCTGAAGTGGATCTGCCGGTGGCCCACCTTCGGGTCTGCCTTCTTCGAGGTGAAGGTAGGCCGCGCCCCAAGCCCGGCCATCCTGGCCACACAGGCCCCGCCCGGCTCTGGCCCCAGCAGCCTGAGCTTCTCCCCAAATCACGCCACAGGCAGGGCCAGCGGCCAGGTCTGGGGGAGcaagtgtgcacgtgtgtgcgtgcgtgcgtctCGGGGAGGGGCCGCCTGGCCTCCCAGGCTGGGCTGTGATCACTGtgacccccctccctccccagcaaaCCTCGGAGCCCTCCTACCCGGACATCATCCTCATCGCCATCAACCGGCACGGGGTTCTGCTCATCCACCCCAAGACCAAGGTAGTGGCAGGACCCCGGGGACTGCGCCAGGGTCCTTGGGCCCCTGCGCAGCTGGGGCTGCCCTCCTGGGCTCCCACACATGGCCCCATGGGCTCTGGAGGACCCCGGGCAGCAGCTCAGACTCAGGGCCCCTGGGCCGTCTGGACTTTGATTGGCTTCTACCCACCGcccactgtgcccccaggaccTGCTCACCACCTACCCCTTCACCAAGATTGCCAGCTGGAGCAGCGGCAGCACTTACTTCCACATGGTGCTGGGGAGCCTGGGCCGGGGCAGCCGCCTGCTGTGTGAGACCTCTCTGGTGAGCCCGAGGCCCGGGGGCCTTCTCCCAGCCCAGACACGAGGGACCCAGAGGCTCCGGACACTGGGTTTCCCCGACCCTGACCCAACCCCCTGGCCACCAGGCGAGTTGCTCCCTGGGAGGACGTGGCCCCCATGCCTGGGGTGGGCAGGCCAGGCTGGGCCAGCAGAGGAAGGAGGTGCAGCTCAGGAAGGGCTGGGCGTGTCACCCAGGGGGGCAACAAGGCCTGGCAGGGGGCCTGTGGtcccagggagggaaggggactTGGGGCCCAGCCGCAGGAGCCCTGTTTCTCTCTTCACGCCCTGCCCGGTGTGTCACTGAGGCAGATGTTGGGCCCCGCAAGCTCTGGCCCAAGCCCCGCTTAGCTGTACCCCTCAGACTCcgaccccacccttccccccgtcCAGGGCTACAAGATGGACGACCTGCTGACCTCGTACGTGCAGCAGCTGCTGAGCACCGTGAACAAGCAGCGGGAGCCCCGGACCTCAGTCCCGGCCAGTCCCTAGCAGCGGGGCCTCGTGCCCATTCAGCCTCCCTCTGCAATCGGGGGGTCCTGGCGGTACTTCCCGAGGacctgccctctggtggcagccTTTCAAGTCACCCTCTCCCCAGAacccccagcaccaccaccctGTGGCACCCCAGGGCCCCCCCCACCGGGTGCTGACTCTGAGGGCCAAAGGGCAGGGCCGGGACTGGCAGGCCTCCAGGCCGACGGACGGATGGCGGGGAGGACTCCCCCCAGGAATGTTCAATAAAAGTTCCGCAGAACAGTGGGGAGTGTGTCAGCGAGAGACGAGGGTCGGGTTGGGGCTCGGGTGGGCAGCAGGTCCAGCAAAGGCTTCCTTCCAGAGAAAGCAAAAAGCACTGCGGCCCGTCCAGGCCCAGCAAAGGACAGCTCCGTCCTCATGGTGTGACTTCCTTCgtgtctccctcctccctttccttccacccccaccccttcccttcctccgCCTCAGACTGCAGAGACGCTTTCTACCGGCCCCTCTGcacacctttcctccttcccccgcCCGGCACCGGACACGGGCTGCCGCCAGGAGGGTCTGCTGGAGGTGGCTGCTGGCTTCGCTGCCCCGAGGGCGGAGCTGCACGCGGGGCCTCGGAGCCTGGGCTGGGCGCCCACGGCCCCCGCCAGCCCTGTCGGAGCCTGTCCTCCGACTCCACCCACCGGGCCAGGCTTCAAGGACTGAGGGTCTCTGTCGGCAGCCTGGCCCTGGGATGCCTGTCTGGTCTGGTGTCTGTCTCCCTAACCCTGCGGCAGCATATCCGCCGCAATGTCACAAACCACGCAAGCGCTGGGGTCGTGTAGAAAAGCCTTCATTCGTTGTGCAAGTGTGAGTCCCAACACCAGGGTCCCACGCTGTCCTCCCCGGAGGGCAGGAATGAGCCGCCCACCAGAGCCCACCACCTCCTGGCCCCAGGCTGCACCGGGGAGTCAGCGGGTGCCCTGGCGGCGGGGCGAGCGGGGGCCCTCCCGCTGCTGCGTGGGCTGAAGAAGCGGGACTCGCCGGCCTGGCCTGGGCACGAGGCTCCTGCTTGGCTGAGCACGTGCGTGGTCGGGGGACTGCAGGGTGGCTCCCCGGGGGCGCCCACCCACATGGCCCTGGGGTCCGGGCGGCCGCCTGGCCGTGGGCTGCACCTGTGCCACGGGGGGCGGAGGCTGGCCAAGCTGCCACAGAATGCGAGCCACGAGGCCTCCTGCGGGGATGGGACAGGTCAGGACAGGCCGGCCCAGGTGACCCTGGCCCTACTTGCTTCTGTCCCTGGAAGACCTCGGGCCGAAGCTGTGGACGAGGATGTGTCACAGGCTTGCCACGCCCAGGCCCCTGCCCCATGGCCTCTGGCCtcgtggaaggagggaggggagggacggGACGCCTTGGGGGGGATGCTGAGCGGAGAGACGGCAGGGAGAAGCCGCAGGTTCGGGCAGCGGGGGCGGGCGGCGAAGCGGGGGGAGCAGGAGGACGATGCGGGCGGCGGGCGGGCCTCTCAGGCGGGCTGGAGGCCCGCAGACTTGGGCTGCGCCCTGCGGGCTGCCAGCTCCGACAGCTTCTTCAGCCGCTTCTTCAGCTCCAGCGGGAACTTCTCGTAGCACCTCTTACACACGGGCTTCATGTCGAACTCCACAAACTTGTTCCTGCAGAGGAGGGGCAGCGGCCAGGAGAGCCGGGGTCTCCTCGGACCCCCGGCCCAGAGCCCACCACCTCCCCTACCCCAGCCTGTCCCGCCCCCCAGCCGGCCAGGTCCGGGGGGCACCTTCTGGCCGGACGCCATGGGAGATGAGGAGACGGGCCTCCAAGCCTCCCTTTCTGCCTAGAGACTTCTCTGGAATGCTGAAACTCCAGAACCTTCCCTCTTGTCCTCAGACGCCGGGCcgcacctcacctcacctcactgcTCCAGCTGTCCTTCCCCTCTCAGCCTCCTAGGTGAGGTCTGGCTCCTTTGGCTCTGAGCGTGTTTCCTGCTCCCTGAGCCGGAGtgtccttccctccccagaggccGGCGCCCTTCCGAGTGCGGAGGCTAGTGTGACTCTTCCTCCCACCATGCCCCGGGGGGGTCCCTGGACCTGCCTTCTCGGGGCTGGGGCTGCCCCTGctcccactgcacccccagggcctGATAACAGTGGTCGTTCAGGGAGGGTCGGACGAAGGGTAGAGCCCGTGGCAAGCCGACTCCAACGTGAGCCCCTGACGGGctccggggtgggggggacgcCCTGCAAGTCTCTGCCCTCCTCGGCCCCCGACCCCTGGGAGCCAGCACGACTTACTTCAGGGTGAGCCGGCTGTTGCAGGTAGAACAGGAGAAGCAGTGCACACACCAGGCCTTGTTGAGGGCCGACACCACTGTGAGGGGCAGATGGGGGCTTAGCGGCCGCCCCCCAGGCCAGCCAGAGGCCCAGCTGTGCACACGGAGGGCCAGCTGGGCACGCAGCTGCAGGACCCACAGCCCAGAGAGTGCGGGGGAACggggcctggggcaggaagggggcaCAGGGACAGGGGCCTTACCATCGCCCTCGATCACGTGGCTGCAGGTGTAGCAGACGTCCCCAAAGAGCTGTGGACAGAGCGGGTGTTAAACATGCTGCAGGCATTCATGCCCCAAGCTCAGAGCCAGGAGTGTGGTCCCCACCCGCCCCCCGAAGGGCAGCTCTCAGCAGCCACCTGGGCCTCCTGCCAGGGCACAGCCTCAGGCCCGAGGGCCCATCAGAACTCCCCTCTGGGAAAGACAGCAGGTGGAGGCATTGCTCCCCCTAAGGCCCCTCTGCTCCCGCCCGTGTCCTGAGAAGTGTGGGCAAGGCAGTAACCCTGTCCTCTGTGCCAGAAAGGCTGGGCAGCTTCGCCAAGCCTGGCAGGGGGGAGGAGATGGTAGTATATGTCACCCCAAGAGCCCAGGACTTAACACTGCCATCTCATTCAGTGCCCGGGGCAGGCCTGGGCCACAAGGCACGTTTCTCAAATGGGGACGCTGAGGCCCAGAGGGCTGCCCCGGTCCCGAGACCCTGAGCTCACAGGCCTGGCCTCAGCACCCACGGCGGGGCCCCGGGGGCCGCCCCGTGTCCTCTCCTGCCATGCACACAGCCGCCTTCCCAGCCCGCGCCCTGCCGGCTCCCCGCAGCTCCTGCCTCCCCTGTCCCGGGCCCTACCTGGTTGTAGTGGGTCTCACAGTAGGCCAGGCCCTTCTTCTCATAGTGCCGGTGCCCCAGGAACGGCTTCTCACACTTGGCACAGACaaagtgctggggtggggggtgggggtgcagGGAGGGCAGCGTCAGGCCTGGAGCGACCTCCCAgcacacagccaggaagcagaggctggtgggtggggggCCTCGCTGGGCTGACACCTCCACGGACTGCTCCTGGCCAGCAGACCCCACTCCTTCCCTGATGCCCGGTGGCACTGCATCCTCCCCGGGCCCACGGGGCACCCTCAGCCCCCGTGTCGGGGCCGGCGAGGTGCCCGGGCCGTGGCGGGTTGCACCGCCTGCCTCTGGTGCACACCTCTACAGGCCCAGAGTCACCGGGCACACCTTCCGCCCGTGGAGGCCGTGGCGTGTGAGGATTCACCCTCCCCCGGGGGGCCGGGGGCCGTGCCAGGACCCTCGCCAAGAGGCCGCccagggcagagactgtgggacACAGAGCTGGCCCGGTCACAGGCTTGCACGCCTCCCTGCCAGGTGGTGTCCCTACGGCCATCAGAGCCCCCGGCGCAGGGGTGAGTGTTCCTGGACAGCCAGTCGGACACACCTGAGCACCTCGCCTGCAGGTGGGCCGGACACGCAGCCACTTCCGCCAACCGCAATCCCATAGGGCACCCCGGGCCAGTGTCCCCAAGGTGTTCTCATGACTTTGGAATCCTCTAGAAGgccaggatggggagggagggagggggtgtgcCTGCCCAGCCATGGCCTGTGGGCTCAAGTCTGCTGGGTCCCGTGGACAGACCTGTCCCAGACCAGGGGTGAGGAGGGATAGCACCTACGAGGAAGGTCCCCGCTGGGAGCCGGCCACATGGCCTGGGGGCTGGAGGGCGTGTGGAGGGGCTTCGGGGCCAGGCTGGCTGGGAACGGGAGCCGGGGCGCCCACCTGCTGTCCGGGCTGGCCTCGCTCACCTCCACGTGCCACTGCTTGCCCAGCGCGTTGACCACACGGCCCTCGATGGGCCGGCGGCAGGCCCCACAGATGGGGACACCCATCTTGTCATGGCAGGGCAGGCAGTAGAGCTCGCCCTTCAGCTCGCGGGCCTCTGCAGTCAGCTCCTTCCTGGAAGACAGCGTGAAGCCCCCAGGTGACCACCCTGCCCTTCCGTGGCCTGTCGTGCTGGGAGGGTCACCCCAGCCCCTCCAGCGCCAGGGAAGCAGCTTCCTGAGacacaccaccacctccaccccccaccagcTCGGTCCCAGCAGAGCACCCGCCCGGGGCAGGCGTGGCTTTCATCTCTGCTCTCTTTGGAGACTTCCTGTGCCCCAGACGGGCCCCAGGGCACAGGATTCCCGCCCGGCCCTTGCAGAAGGCGGCCTGTGTCCGGCACAGATCTGTTCCCCGGGCCCCCGCCCTCCAGACCAGACTGGGCGTCTGGGACCAGCACAAGGGCATGGCTCCGtggcctctccttcctccctcatcCGCTCCACCTCACGCTCACCCTCCGCACCTGGGATTCCCTCCTCTCGGCTTCACcggcagcgggggtggggggcagccctCCCTCACCCACGAGTCCCTCCCGGACCCATTCTACCTGCCCCTGCACCCCACTCTCTGGACGCCCCTCTCTGCCCCGCTGGTGTTCCCCTCCCGCCCCATCACTGCCCCGGGGTGGCCGGCCCACCTCCACCCGGCTCTCCCCTTTCCCGGCCAGCCGGGCCCGGCTGTGCACCTACCCGCAGTGGGTGCAGCTGAAGTGGTCTGGGTGGTAGGCGTCGTTCCTGAACATGAGGGGCTGCTCGTCGATGACCAGGTGGCAGCGCTGACAGACGTACTTGCCCAGGCCCTTGGCCTTCTCACGGTTGTGGCAGGGTCGGCACAGGTGCCTGTGAGAAGTGAGGTGGGGGTCAGGGGCAGAGCCACTCTTCCTGCCCGGGCAGCCTGGGCCACCTCCCTGGAGAAGAcgccccccggcccccgcccgcAGCTTGAACGAACGCCTGCTGGGAAGCCTCGGGGGGCTCAGCTCGGTGGTCCAGAAAAGCAAGCTAACAGTCCTGTGGCCGGGAAGGCCACGGGTGCACCCTCTAAAAGGAGCCTCTGCACGGGGCAAAGACCAGGAGGAAACACAGCAGCATGCCGTGTTTGGACAGTACGGCAAATgtggtgtttttcttctttacgCTTTTTCTGAGCCTAGGACATCGTGTGTGGACGAGAGCAGACACTTCATGGGCATTTgctgaaaatttcattttatttttcaaatgtcttttaACACACACGAGTGACCGTATAGTGACTTTCGTGCCCAGCCCAGGGGCCAAGGAGTGCCAGGCCCGTTGGGCCTGCACGCCTGCTTCCTCAGGGGTCGGCCCGACAAAGAGGAACCCGGACGTCTACAGGCTCTCTCTGTCTCCAAAGACAAGTGCAGCTGTGTCAGATGGAGGCCCCCAGACCCAGGAACTGTCATTACAGAGTCTTTTTTGTAAAGACCTCAGAGTAATTTCTGATGTTACTCCCTCCATTGGGCCACAGCTGCGGTCTCTACCGAGAGAGAGAAATCAACATGGTTTCTGTTTCCTTGGGAGAAATCAACATGGTTTCTGTTTCCTTGGGCCTCAAAGGCAGCAGGAATTTAGATTCAGGGTCCCCGGGCGAAGTTGCACAAAGGCCCCAGTGCActgctcccatcccccacctgccACCCCGTCTGCAAGTGCTCTCAGCATCCgggccctccttccctccctttccaggTCCCCAACCCACTCTCACCAGCCTCCCGGCCACCTGATACCGGTGCGGGCCTCTTTTAGAGGCAGGTCAGGGAGTCCACTTAAGAGGGTAACTCTCAGGAACCCCCAAGCAGGTGTGGTGGGCAGACCCTAGGTGCCAGGGCAGCCAACTCCATGGCCTTGACTGCAGTGCCTCCTACCGCGTTCGGGTCTGGACTGCCCTGTGCTTGCCCTGAGTGTGTCCTAGCTCCCCGGGGTGAAGGGCAAGGGGCCCGAGGGAGTGCCCAGCAGCCACCTGCTAAGCTGCTGACCAGCTCCCAGCTGTGCTCTTATGGACCCCGTGTGCCCCACACAGGGCAGCGGCTCAGGACAGGTCTTCTGATGCGTAAGCGGGTGAATGATTGTAAAAGACAAGAAGGGAAGGACGGCGGGCGTCATCTCCCACGACGACGTGGCCACCGAGACTGCAAGGTCGTCTCCTGGCCTGGGACCCCCAGCTCACTCTACCGGCCCAGGGGCCACAGACGTGGCCTGTGGCTACAGTCCCCATCTCCCTTCCGTCCCCAGATCCCTGAAGCCCAGCGGGCTCTCCCCGCCCCACTCTCCCCCAGACACACCGTGCCCCAGCCCCATCCCAGGCCTCCTGCCACGGCGGGGCCACTCCCACGCCTGCCGCCTGCTGCGTCTCTGCCACAGACAGGGCATTTATTCCCTACAACCCCACTCCAATCCTGGCGACTCGTCTTTAGCAGTAGGACAACATGCAACCCATACGGAACGGTTTTTGTTTCAAAGATATAGAAATTAGCGCAACTCCTCAAAATTCTGTCGCAACGGTCAGTGCCCTTAAAACCACTGCCATCAGTCACCCGACAGAAGCCAGCCAGACTCCCACATTTCAAGTCACCGTGAGCCAGTTCTCCCAGACAGCCACCCCGGGCCACAGCGGGGAGGGGGGCCGCACACCCCACCGGCTCCCAGGCATGACAGAACCGAGCAGTCCCGCTCTCTTGACGGAACCCCAGACGGGAAACGTCTTTTCAACAGACCTGATCCCAGCGCCAGATCTAAAGGCAACCTGCAGAAGTTTTTCCCAGGTAGAATGAAGATGGAACCTAAGAATTTTACCACTGAGCTGCAACAGAAGAGAACAAAACACACACGCATACAGCCTGAGTTTTAGAGTGACACACGCTTGAGTCCAAATGTGGGCTCGGCCACCCCACTGGTTTGTCGTGGGCCAgttacctcacctctctgagtcccagtttccctgtctgtaaaatgggcagtgATCCCAAGTGCACGGGTTTGTGCGAAAGAATTTCAGACAGTACTTGTGGCAGGTACTTCCCAGGGATGGCTGTGTACATCTTTCAACGTTGTAACTGAAAAGTTTTCCCAGACTCCCAGGAGGAGCTGTGGGGCAGGTGGGCGGCGGGCCGCAGCGACCCTCTTCCCAGGCTTCCCGTCCAGAGGAGGAGCCCACACAGGCGAGGGCCAGGCCTCCGGGTCCCCACAGGCACAGACAGCGCCCCATTATGAGGCAGCCTGCAGCTGCGCCCCGCTCGAGATAAAGGCCGCGATTTATTCCGCACACCCAAACGGGGCCCCATTATACGGGGCAGGACACAAGGACCCTAAGCAAGTGTCCTGAAAGAGTCCCCTCTCATCGGACCGAACAAGACTCCttggcctcccaccctccccattcaCAAGACCCCCTCTGCCGATGGCCAGTGCGGGCTTGGGCGCCCAGGCCCGTTGCCATAGCGGccagcccctccctggccccctccctgcctcccaggaaATGACTCTGATCTGAAACGTCCTGTTGTGTCTGTCGGTCCCAGCCAGGCCTCCCACCCGGCCGGCGCCCACTCTGCGGCTTCGAAGACAGTCGCACACTCGGCCTCTGTGccgctcaggggcccagctgggggcggggggtggggggacggctGGGACACACTGGAATATTCACGGCCCAGCGGCAGCAGAGGCAGCCAGAGGAGTGGCCCACCACACAGGGGACCCCTCAGGAATGAAGCGGCCTTTCAGGGCCCGAGGGGCTGCAGCCTCGCCTCCCCTCCTTAAATAGCCAGCCGGCCTCCACCACAGCTGCGCGGAGCCCACCACCCACCCACAGGCTGCAGCCCACCTGCCGCCCCAGACCCGCCGACAGAGGTAAGGGCAGGGCCtggcggggcgggcggggagcTCAGGCCCAGCAGAGGCGGAGGCAGCGCAGGGCAGTGACGcgagcccagccccagccccgagACGCCTCTCTGTGGTCGGGCTCCGACCTACTTATCCAGGCCACCCCGGTCTGAATGAGAGCAGCGCACAGGCAGTGTTCCTGTCTCCCTGTCGGGGCTTTTAAAGGAAGAGTGAGCGCCCGGCCTGCGGTCCCACGGCTGCAGTGACAGCCCCCGTGCCCCTCACCTCGAGCCAGGCGGCTCCGGGAGGGGCCAGAGGAGGAGTCGGGAGGGAGAGGTGCTGGCGGCCGATGCCCGGGAGACGGCCACCCCCCGCCACCAGGCCCGCCCACGTCCCCTCTGCGGAGGCCAAGCCCTGCGCCTGACCCGCGGCCGGCCGGGGccccagggggaggggagaggaaccCCGGCAAAGCAGAAGCGAGCCTGAAAGAATTCTGAAACCAAGTCTGCACCCCCGGAGACAGCACGGTGCACGCAGCCTTCTGGGCTGGGAGGCGGAGGGCACGGGGCGGGAGCAGAAAGCCAGGCGCTGGCCTGCCCGCCAGGTGCCACCTGTGCAGGGACGCGGGGCCCACGCTCGGTTCGCTGCTCTGCCGTCAC
This window contains:
- the LIMS2 gene encoding LIM and senescent cell antigen-like-containing domain protein 2 isoform X2; this encodes MSNALANAVCQRCQARFAPAERIVNSNGELYHEHCFVCAQCFRPFPDGLFYELEGRKYCEHDFQMLFAPCCRTCGEFIIGRVIKAMNNNWHPGCFRCELCDVELADLGFVKNAGRHLCRPCHNREKAKGLGKYVCQRCHLVIDEQPLMFRNDAYHPDHFSCTHCGKELTAEARELKGELYCLPCHDKMGVPICGACRRPIEGRVVNALGKQWHVEHFVCAKCEKPFLGHRHYEKKGLAYCETHYNQLFGDVCYTCSHVIEGDVVSALNKAWCVHCFSCSTCNSRLTLKNKFVEFDMKPVCKRCYEKFPLELKKRLKKLSELAARRAQPKSAGLQPA
- the LIMS2 gene encoding LIM and senescent cell antigen-like-containing domain protein 2 isoform X1, with translation MTGSNMSNALANAVCQRCQARFAPAERIVNSNGELYHEHCFVCAQCFRPFPDGLFYELEGRKYCEHDFQMLFAPCCRTCGEFIIGRVIKAMNNNWHPGCFRCELCDVELADLGFVKNAGRHLCRPCHNREKAKGLGKYVCQRCHLVIDEQPLMFRNDAYHPDHFSCTHCGKELTAEARELKGELYCLPCHDKMGVPICGACRRPIEGRVVNALGKQWHVEHFVCAKCEKPFLGHRHYEKKGLAYCETHYNQLFGDVCYTCSHVIEGDVVSALNKAWCVHCFSCSTCNSRLTLKNKFVEFDMKPVCKRCYEKFPLELKKRLKKLSELAARRAQPKSAGLQPA